The following proteins come from a genomic window of Rutidosis leptorrhynchoides isolate AG116_Rl617_1_P2 chromosome 10, CSIRO_AGI_Rlap_v1, whole genome shotgun sequence:
- the LOC139872980 gene encoding histone H2A gives MDGAGKTKKGAGGRKGGGPRKKAVTRSVKAGLQFPVGRIGRYLKKGRYAKRVGTGAPVYLAAVLEYLAAEVLELAGNAARDNKKNRIIPRHVLLAIRNDEELGKLLAGVTIAHGGVLPNINAVLLPKKTGAAAATKEPKSPSKATKSPKKA, from the exons atggacGGAGCCGGAAAGACAAAAAAAGGTGCCGGAGGAAGGAAGGGCGGCGGTCCAAGGAAGAAAGCGGTTACTCGTTCAGTCAAAGCCGGACTCCAGTTTCCGGTCGGAAGAATCGGTCGTTATTTGAAAAAAGGACGTTATGCTAAACGTGTTGGAACCGGTGCTCCGGTTTACCTCGCCGCCGTACTTGAATACCTCGCCGCTGAA GTTTTGGAGTTGGCTGGAAATGCAGCAAGGGATAACAAGAAGAACAGGATAATACCAAGACACGTGCTGTTAGCAATTAGGAATGATGAAGAACTTGGAAAACTATTGGCTGGTGTAACAATTGCACATGGTGGTGTACTACCAAATATTAACGCTGTTTTATTGCCTAAGAagactggtgctgctgctgctacTAAAGAACCTAAATCTCCATCGAAAGCTACCAAATCTCCTAAGAAAGCTTAA
- the LOC139873358 gene encoding histone H2A-like, translating into MDGAGKTKKGAGGRKGGGPRKKAVTRSVKAGLQFPVGRIGRYLKKGRYAKRVGTGAPVYLAAVLEYLAAEVLELAGNAARDNKKNRIIPRHVLLAIRNDEELGKLLAGVTIAHGGVLPNINAVLLPKKTGAAATKEPKSPSKATKSPKKA; encoded by the exons ATGGACGGAGCCGGAAAGACAAAGAAAGGTGCCGGAGGAAGGAAGGGTGGCGGTCCAAGGAAGAAGGCGGTTACTCGTTCAGTCAAAGCCGGACTCCAGTTTCCGGTCGGAAGAATCGGTCGTTATTTGAAGAAAGGACGTTATGCTAAACGTGTTGGCACCGGTGCTCCGGTTTACCTCGCCGCCGTACTTGAATACCTCGCCGCTGAA GTTTTGGAGTTGGCTGGAAATGCAGCAAGGGATAACAAGAAGAACAGAATAATACCAAGACACGTGCTCTTAGCAATTAGGAATGATGAAGAACTTGGAAAGCTATTGGCTGGAGTAACAATTGCACATGGTGGTGTATTACCTAACATTAATGCTGTTCTATTGCCTAAGAAGACTGGTGCTGCTGCTACTAAAGAGCCTAAATCTCCATCAAAAGCTACCAAATCCCCTAAGAAAGCTTAA